The genomic interval ATTACCCAAGAATCTTAGTAACAACTCCAGCACCTACTGTTCTACCACCTTCACGAATAGCAAATCTTAATCCTTCTTCCATAGCTATCGGAGTTATTAACTCTATAGTAAATTTAGCATTGTCGCCTGGCATTACCATTTCTACTCCTTCTGGTAATTCGATGTTGCCTGTTACGTCAGTTGTTCTGAAATAAAATTGTGGCCTATATCCATTAAAGAATGGTGTATGTCTTCCACCTTCTTCTTTTGTCAATACGTATACTTCAGCTTCGAATTTTGTATGTGGAGTAATTGTTCCAGGTTTTGCTAATACTTGGCCTCTTTCTATTTCGTCTCTTTGAACTCCTCTTAATAATGCACCTATATTGTCTCCTGCTTGGGCTTCTTCTAGTATCTTTCTAAACATTTCTACCCCTGTTACTACTACTGTTCTCGATTCATCTGTTAATCCTACTATGTCTACACTGTCTCCTGTCTTTATTACTCCTCTTTCTACTCTTCCTGTTGCTACTGTTCCTCTTCCTGTTATACTAAATACGTCTTCTACTGGCATTAGGAATGGTTTGTCTATTTCTCTTTCTGGTTCTGGAATGTCTCTGTCTACTGCTTCCATTAATTCTATTATCTTATCTCCCCATTCTCCATCTGGGTCTTCTATTGCTTTTAAAGCAGAACCTACTATTACGCTTGCATTGTCTCCGTCAAATTCATATTCGCTTAATAGTTCTCTTACTTCCATTTCTACTAATTCGATTAATTCTTCATCGTCTACCATGTCTGCCTTGTTTAAGAATACTACTATCTTTGGTACGCCTACTTGTCTGGATAATAGTATATGTTCTCTAGTTTGTGGCATTGGACCGTCAGCTGCTGATACTACTAAAATTGCTCCGTCCATTTGAGCTGCTCCAGTTATCATGTTCTTTACATAGTCAGCGTGCCCTGGACAGTCTACGTGTGCATAGTGACGATTTGGAGTTTCGTATTCAACGTGGGATGTGGATATTGTTATTCCTCTTTCCCTTTCTTCTGGTGCTTTATCTATGTTTTCATAGCTCATTACTTGTCCTGACCCATATCTTTTATTTAATACCATAGTTATTGCTGCAGTTAATGTGGTTTTACCATGGTCTACGTGACCTATTGTACCTATATTTACGTGAGGTTTCGTTCTTTCAAATTTTTCCTTTGCCATCTGAATTCCTCCTTAATAATAAAATCCCATAAGAAAACTCTTCCGGGTGTTTCTTTTTGTGTATGGAGCCCATGACCGGACTTGAACCGGTGACCTCTTGCTTACCATGCAAGTGCTCTACCTCCTGAGCTACATGGGCATCTAAAACCACTGTAACTTATTTTACTACCAAGATATTTAGTTGTCAATAGGTAATTTAATATTCTTTTAATTCCAAATATCTTTCAAGCTTTCGTTTTACTCTTTGCAAGGCATTATCAATGCTCTTTACATGCCTTTTTAATTCGTCTGCTATTTCCTGATAGGATTTCCCATCAAGATACGCCATTAAAACTTCCCATTCCAAATCACTTAATAATTCTACCATTTTATTCTCCATTGAATATAGTTCTTCGCTATTAATTAGCAATTCCTCTGGATCAGTTATTTTAGCACCAGAAATTACATCTAAAAGGGTTCTGTCCGATTCTTCATCATATAAGGGTTTATTCAATGATATGTAAGAATTTAGTGGAATATGTTTCTGCCTAGTAGCAGTTTTAATAGCAGTAATTATTTGCCTTGTAATACAAAGTTCCGCAAAAGCTTTAAAGGAAGTTAGCTTGTCCCTTTTAAAATCACGGGTAGCTTTATAAAGGCCTATCATCCCCTCTTGAATAATATCTTCTTTATCTGCTCCAACTAGAAAATAAGCTTTAGCTTTTACTCTAACAAAATTCTTGTACTTAGTAATTAAATATTCCAAAGCTTGAGGATCCCCTGTTTTGGCTTCTTCAACGATATCTTCATCCGCCATATCTTCATAATTGATTGCATCTAAATCATTGTATAATCCAAGACCCACCAAACATCCCTCCAAAACCATGTTTGAAACATACCCCAT from Tepidimicrobium xylanilyticum carries:
- the tuf gene encoding elongation factor Tu; the encoded protein is MAKEKFERTKPHVNIGTIGHVDHGKTTLTAAITMVLNKRYGSGQVMSYENIDKAPEERERGITISTSHVEYETPNRHYAHVDCPGHADYVKNMITGAAQMDGAILVVSAADGPMPQTREHILLSRQVGVPKIVVFLNKADMVDDEELIELVEMEVRELLSEYEFDGDNASVIVGSALKAIEDPDGEWGDKIIELMEAVDRDIPEPEREIDKPFLMPVEDVFSITGRGTVATGRVERGVIKTGDSVDIVGLTDESRTVVVTGVEMFRKILEEAQAGDNIGALLRGVQRDEIERGQVLAKPGTITPHTKFEAEVYVLTKEEGGRHTPFFNGYRPQFYFRTTDVTGNIELPEGVEMVMPGDNAKFTIELITPIAMEEGLRFAIREGGRTVGAGVVTKILG
- the sigH gene encoding RNA polymerase sporulation sigma factor SigH is translated as MGLGLYNDLDAINYEDMADEDIVEEAKTGDPQALEYLITKYKNFVRVKAKAYFLVGADKEDIIQEGMIGLYKATRDFKRDKLTSFKAFAELCITRQIITAIKTATRQKHIPLNSYISLNKPLYDEESDRTLLDVISGAKITDPEELLINSEELYSMENKMVELLSDLEWEVLMAYLDGKSYQEIADELKRHVKSIDNALQRVKRKLERYLELKEY